From the Primulina tabacum isolate GXHZ01 chromosome 15, ASM2559414v2, whole genome shotgun sequence genome, one window contains:
- the LOC142527174 gene encoding uncharacterized protein LOC142527174 has protein sequence MASRGHRKQRWCVQQLTPLMEGPDFGTENQEGNKKESSWEVIREWFRMERSVPPGGSSFSSSPPLYGSSNVSPAKMQDLRLLLGVLGCPLAPIPISNKPISHLHIKDIPIETSAAYYIIHQYLAATGCSKQQTCAKNMYTSGVVKLIRCETEISSGKSVRTMGSRSGENGCFVMWQMSPGMWSLELAVAGNKVVAGSDGNIAWRHTPWLGTHAAKGPQRPLRRIIQGLDPKSTASLFVKAQCLGEKRIGDDDCFVLKVAADRAAVMERNEGPAEVIRHVLYGYFSQKSGLLIYMEDSHLTRVHSTENVTVYWETTIGSSIGDYRDVDGVLIAHQGRTVATVFQFGETSMHHSRTRMEEIWRIHDVVFNVPGLSYDSFIPPADIFDTEQKLVSP, from the exons ATGGCTTCGAGGGGTCATAGGAAACAGAGGTGGTGTGTGCAACAACTGACTCCTCTGATGGAAGGCCCGGATTTCGGAACGGAAAATCAAGAAGGGAATAAAAAGGAGAGTTCTTGGGAAGTTATCAGGGAATGGTTCAGAATGGAGAGAAGTGTGCCGCCCGGAGGTAGCAGCTTTTCATCGTCGCCGCCTTTGTACGGATCCAGCAACGTTAGTCCTGCAAAGATGCAAGATTTAAGACTTTTACTCGGCGTTTTGGGATGCCCACTCGCTCCGATTCCCATTTCAAACAAACCCATCTCTCACCTTCACATTAAAGACATCCCCATC GAGACATCTGCTGCGTATTACATAATTCATCAATACTTGGCGGCAACAGGGTGCTCAAAGCAGCAAACATGTGCGAAAAACATGTACACATCTGGGGTTGTAAAACTGATACGATGCGAAACGGAGATCTCATCGGGTAAAAGCGTGAGAACAATGGGTTCAAGAAGTGGCGAAAATGGGTGTTTTGTAATGTGGCAAATGTCGCCGGGTATGTGGTCACTTGAACTGGCGGTGGCCGGGAACAAAGTGGTCGCCGGCAGCGACGGGAACATTGCGTGGAGGCATACGCCATGGCTCGGTACTCATGCAGCTAAAGGTCCACAACGTCCCCTACGTCGCATCATTCAG GGCCTGGATCCCAAGAGCACCGCAAGCCTCTTTGTAAAAGCGCAGTGTCTAGGCGAGAAACGCATTGGAGACGACGATTGCTTCGTCCTGAAAGTAGCAGCGGATCGAGCAGCGGTCATGGAGAGAAATGAAGGCCCGGCGGAGGTGATCCGCCATGTTCTATACGGATACTTCAGCCAGAAGAGTGGCCTCTTAATCTACATGGAAGACTCTCACCTCACCAGAGTACATTCCACGGAGAACGTCACGGTATACTGGGAAACCACCATCGGCAGTAGCATCGGGGATTACAGAGACGTTGACGGAGTATTGATCGCACATCAAGGAAGGACCGTTGCCACAGTGTTCCAGTTCGGGGAGACGTCGATGCATCACAGCAGGACAAGGATGGAAGAGATATGGAGGATACACGATGTTGTTTTCAATGTACCAGGACTTTCATATGACTCCTTCATTCCTCCGGCGGATATTTTCGATACAGAACAGAAACTAGTTTCCCCGTGA